The Prochlorococcus marinus str. MIT 9301 genome segment TTCTGGAAAGAAAAACATTATGTTTGCTTATGGTTTTATACAACTGGGATCTAGTTTTGTATCTGCAATAGCTTTAGCTGCAATAGCTTTTGGATTCTGTTCATTAAAAAAAGAGTCTAAACTTTTCAATGAATGTGTTGCCGAAATTATTGAAGATGGTGGTACCAAATCAGAGGCGGTAAGGTATTGCAATGGGGGCAATTAAAAGCCTCTCACAGAAAAATTAAATGGATTCGACAAGTGATTTGATTATCGACTCATTAAAAGAGGAACCAATTGGAGAAACTAATCACTTTATTTGGTTCATAACAGATATTGGTATTGCTGCCTTATTTAAAAGAGAGGAAAACTTCGAAACTTATAATTCTAATGTCGATATTGAAGCAAATATAATTGGTTTGGATATAACTAAAGAGGAAAAAGAGTATCTCAAAATAAAAGAAAGACAGCTCTTCTTGTTTTATTCATAATCTAGGATTTAGTTCTTGATTTAATAGGATGGCTCAAGGTGAAAATTAGGCTCTTTAATATTATTATCGCTAATTAATTCGTAGGTAAGCTCTTTATTTAGGGCATTTATATAAGATGTATAAAGTTTCCCCCAAACAAATTCAAATTCATCTTTACTTAAATTCTTGAAAAGAATTTCTCCTTTGAAGTAAATGTGATAAGAATCATTCATTATGGAAAATTAATCTTATTCTTTTTAACGCAGTTATATTTGTATGTAGTATTAGGTGCTACTAAAAAGAAATTTATATTTAGAAGTTAGAAATACTTTTAAACCATCCTTGTATTCATTTTTTGTTTTTTGAATAATCCGACTGTCTCATCAAGATCCATACACGGCTGAATGCTTATATCCATTAACCTTCTCCAGGGATGCCATTGCTTCCAAATTGTCTCAAGAGAATCTGCACTCACTACAGAATGTCCAATCCCATTTTGAACCATAAAAATCCAAGAATGAACCTCATAGTTTTCAGGTCTGTTTTGGGGACCACCCGATTCGTACCAATTAATTAGCATTTCTGCCCCTTCTTCTTGATCCTCTCCATCTGTAAATTCGTAGGAAATCAAATACCTTTGCATATAGATTATTATTAAATCTCTAAACTATTTTAACTCTAGATTTAGATATTGCCTCCCAATTTAATTAATGCTATGAAGTTTATAGAAATGATTGTTTTAAATGATCGAAAGATTTGGGAAAATTAAAAAAAATATTTTCACTAATTTATCTTTTATAAATAAGACAATCTTGAAGTATTTTCAAAACCATGATCTGTTCGTATAGCTCCAATTAACAGATAAAATTTGATACTTTTTAAAATACCCTAAATTAGTTACCATATTTGTACTGTACAGATACCAATGATAGATAAAAAAGATCAAAGAAATCCAATTGATAATTTAGAGTATGAAAAAGTTTTAGAAGAAGAAATATTTAATTCGTACGAAAGTAAATTTCAGAAAGATACTGAAGAAGATATTAAAAAGATTAAATTCTACAGACTTAAAAGAACTCCATTAGAGATACTAAATAGGTCATTTTTCTTTTTCTTTATTGGAAGTTTTCTTTTCTCTTTGTTTTTAGCTTATTCAGAAAGTAAGTTGTGGTTCATACTTTATGTAATAAGTGCATTGTCATGTGTTTTCTATACTCCTAATAGGAAAGCACTTAAAGAATTAATAGCAGCTTGGCCAAATATAGAGGATCTCATTAAGGGGAGGAGTTTGTGGAGAAAAGGCAAGTAAATAGATTATGAAACCTTTAAATGCATTTAAAAAGTGGTTATTAAATATTCTTGTGCCATACATAGAGGGCACCAACAAGAAAAAAGAGGATAAAAAATGAGTTTAATAAAGGTTGGAATTATTGTTGAAATATTTTTGTTTGTGGGAGTTTTTTTATGGGTTAGGAAACTAAATAGTAAACAAAATAGGCAACCATCTCTATCAAAAAAAACAATAAAAAATCTCAAATTTTAGAATTTTGATCACAAAATAAGGATTCTTTATAAAGAGATCAAATTTATGGGAAAAATCTTTACTTATTTTCTCTCACTTTGTGTATGAAATCGGTTAGAACATCTATATCGTTTTAAAAAATATGGTTTCTTCCATTCAAGGTCTTGCTCCAATTACTAACCCATTAAATAGTGTCTTAATTGAAAAAAAACTAATAAATGTTGATCAGAAGTTTATTCAACTTGTTTCTCTGGCAGAAGGTTTACCTCGAACAGAAGTTATTGAAAGTGGAAGGAATTATTGGAGAGGTGTTTGTAGAAGCTTAATTTTTAGATTTCCTGATGACCTTGAAATTTTAAAGCTTGATGTAAGAAGTTATATAGATAGATCAAAAGGAATCATTCAAATAAGATCTGCAGCAAGATTAGGGCAATCAGATTTAGGCGTTAATCTAAGAAGAGTGGAATACTTGTTTAATCAATTAGAGAAATTTTAATTAATCTGTTTTTATAAATTTAAGGTTCTTTTTACTAAATAGTTGTGCTTTAATTCATAAGAATGTTTGAATTGCCATGGTAAAGATAATCTTAGTTGGAATAATTGTAGCGCTTGTATATTCTCAACCTGATCTTCGTCTTACAGTCGCTGATTGGTTAAAAGCAGCTTCTGATTTTCTTATTGAATCAGTACAAGTAAAACCTTGAATTAATTTTTAATGAAGTATTAAAAAAGACCTGAAACAGTAATCATTTGTTTAATGCATATAGCTACGAAAATAAATATTATTATCCTGCTTAATATATATTTCACTTAAACAAATAAATAGTTTTAGGAACATAATAGAAAATTTTTTTGAAATTTTTGAATAGTTAACGATAATAAGGGATATGAAGCTTAGATTATTTGAGTTCTATTTTATTAAAGACTATTTAAGGCCTTGGTTTGGTCTTATTTATTCTTTATTCTTTCTGTTTTTTTTAGGTGCAATTGGCTATCGAATAACAGAGGGATGGGAATGGAGTGATTGCTTATGGATGGTTCTGATCACAATAACCACTATTGGTTTTGGAGAAGTTCAACCTTTAAGCCCTGAAGGCAGGATAGTAACTGTTTTAGTAATCGTAGGCGGATTGATCTTTATTCAATTTACCTTTCAAAAAGCTGTTAGATTATTCGAATCCGGCTATTTTCAAAGAGTAAACGAATTACGTTTTAAAAGACTTCTTAGAAAAATGGAAAATCATGTAATTTTGTGCGGATATGGGAGGGTAGGTCAGGAAATATCTAACCAAATAAAAACGCAAAATATTCCAATTATTGTTGTTGAGAGCGATGAAGATAGAAAAAAGATTGCTGAAGAAAATGGTTTAGAAGTTCTTTGCGCTGATGCAACTCTTGACGAGACTTTAAAACTAGCAGGATTAGAAAAATGCAAAAGTTTGGTCGTCACTTTACCTAATGATGCTGCAAATTTATATGTAGTTTTGAGTGCTAAAGGGATAAGAAGTTCTATAAGAGTAATTGCAAGAGCTGGAACTGAAGAAGCCGCAAGTAAATTGAGATTAGCTGGAGCAAGTATAGTCGTAAGCCCTTATATAGCTGCAGGAAGAGCAATGGCATCAATGGCTTTAAGACCAATTGCTATTGATTTTCTAGATCTACTTGCAGGAAGTGAATGTGAAATTGAAGAATTTGAATTAAGTAATGATATTAGTCTTTTTGAAACAGCAGAGAAAAGATCACTTTCTGAACTTGGAATAGGTAAAAAAAGCGGTGCAAAAATATTAGCCATTAAAGAAAATGAAAAGTTGTTCACTAATCCTGGAGGTAATTTCATACTTCAACCAGGTCAAGTATTAATAGCCTTTGGTAGTAAAGAACAGCTAAATATTTTGAATGGTCTGTTAGGTAATCTTGTTGTAGCAGTAGAGCTATTAAAGTAGATAGATCGAGATTCAGAATTAATTGCTAAATTGATTGTGGGTGGAAAAAATCAAATGAAAATATTTAAATTTCTATTTGTAATTCCTTTAATAACTTTAATAATTATTTTTCAAACCTCTTTGCAAAATAGATATCTAATGGCTTCTGATATTAGAGATGGAGAAACAATTTTTAGAAATGTCTGTGCAGGCTGCCATGTAAGAGGTGGATCAGTCGTTCTCAAAGGTTCTAAATCATTAAAACTTTCCGACCTTGAAAAAAGAGGAATAGCAGATGTAAATTCAATAACAATAATTGCGAATGAAGGGATTGGTTTTATGAAAGGTTATAAAAATAAATTGAATGATGGAGAAGATAAGGTTCTTGCACAATGGATTATTCAAAATGCAGAAAAGGGTTGGAAGTAAATGAAAAGAATACTTCTTGCATCATTTTTATTTCTATTAGCTGAATATTCTTTTGCTGAGGAATTAATTAATTACACAATTACATCTGATTCTCAAACAAATACTTTAGAAGGTGATTTAGAGGCCAAGGGGAATGTAGTTATTAAGAAGTAGTAATGGAAATTTTGAGGCTTATTCGGACAAGCTTTCTTATGATAAGGATGGAAAATTTCTAAAACTTACAGGAAATGTATCTGTAAAAAACTTAGAATCTGAAGGAATATCCATTGAAGAAACATCTGGAGATGAGTTGATTATATTTACTGATAAAGGACTTTATGAATTCAAATCTCAAAATAAAAATAGAGTAAAAACAAAAATTAAATTCTAAATAAAGAGTTGATATTTAATTTCTAGCTGATCTCTTAATGCAGAGATATACATAATTATTATTTATATCAAAATAATTTGATTAATAAATCTTGAAATTTTTAAATTAACTTTTGGCTGTAATTTATATTTGACATTATTATTACTCATTAAAAGTGGGCATTTTCAAAAAAGTCCTTATTTTATCTTCTGCTATCTCATTAGTTCTCTCTCAAGAAGCGATTGCTTCAAAAAGATTGAGCGGAGCAGGTGCTACATTTCCCTCGAAAATTTATACTAGGTGGTTTTTTGACTTAGCCAAATCTGGTGGACCAAGGGTTAATTACCAAGCAGTTGGTTCGGGCTCTGGAAGAAAAGCTTTTATAGACCAAACTGTAAACTTTGGTGCATCAGATGATCCTATGAAAGATTCTGATATAGAGAAAGTAACTAGAGGACTAGTTCAAATACCTATGGTTGGTGGAACTATTGCTTTTGGTTATAACTATGATTGCGATTTGAAACTTACACAAGAGCAAGCAGTACGAGTTGCAATGGGTATGGTTAAAAACTGGAAAGAATTAGGTTGTAAATCAGGAAAGTTAACTTGGACCCATCGTTCTGATGGTTCAGGAACTACTAAGGCTTTCACAAATTCTATGGAAGCATTTTCACCAACATGGACTTTAGGAACTGGTAAATCAGTAAAGTGGCCAGCAGGCGTTGGAGCAAAAGGTAATGCCGGTGTTGCAGGTGTAATTCAAAACACTCCAGGCGCAATTGGTTATGTAAATCAGTCATATATTAAAGGTAATGTTAAGGCTGCTGCGATTCAAAATCTTTCAGGTGAGTTTCTAAAACCATCTGCAGAGGCAGGAGCTAAGGCTCTTAATGGTATTACTTTAGATGAAAATCTTGCGGGTAAAAATCCTAATCCAACAGCAAAAGGCGCGTACCCTATCGCTTCATTGACATGGATACTTGCTTACGAAAAAGGTAATGGTAGAAACACTAAAGCAATAAAACAAGCCTTTAATACATTATTAAGTGATGAGTATCAAGATAAGGCTTCATCCCTTGGATTTATTCCCTTAAAAGGGAATATCCTTTTAAAATCAAGAGCTGCCGTTGAAAAAATAGGTAGTTAAATTTTTTAATAGATGTCAAATTATCATGACTTTCATATACCTTTAAGTCCTCTTAAAGTCTTTTACAGCATTTAGTAGTAGATTTATAGAGATATTCTTTTTTTAATGGAAGAGAAATTAACTCTTTTCAAGAATCGTAAAAGATTCGGTATCGAAAAAAATATAGATATTATCTTCAAAAATACTGCCCTAGTCTTGTCTAGTTTCGTAGCAATAATACTTTTAGGAATTATTTTAGTAGTCTTTTTTCAGTCATTTGAATCCTTTTCAAGGTATGGCTTGAAGTTTTTAATAACCTCTGAATGGAATCCTGTAAAAGATGAATACGGAGCTTTTACCGCAATATATGGCACATTAGTAACCTCATTTCTTTCGTTATTAATAACTATCCCTTTGGGCGTTGGAACTGCAATATTTATTACTGAGGACTTTGTACCGAAAGTTTTTAGAGAAATAATAGGTTCTTTTGTTGAATTATTAGCAGCAATTCCATCAGTTGTATTGGGACTTTGGGCAATATTTGTTATGGAACCTTTTTTCAGAGCCTTTTTTGTCTTTTTACATAATTTCTTTGGTTGGATACCTTTATTCAGTACAGAACCTACAGGCAGGAATTCTTTGTTAGCAATATTGATTTTAGTAGTAATGCTTTTGCCAATAGTGACTTCCATTGCAAGGGATTCACTTAATCAGGTTCCTAAAAAGCTAAGAAATGCGGCTTATGGAATTGGAGCTAGTAGATGGAAAACAATATTTTCAGTAATTTTGCCGGCAGCATTATCAGGAATTATGGCAGGTGTTCTATTGGCTTTAGGTAGGGCAATGGGAGAAACAATGGCTGTGACAATGATTATTGGTAATTCAAATGCATTTAGTTGGTCTCTATTATCTCCTGGTTATACCATTTCCTCCATGCTCGCAAACCAGTTTGGTGAGGCTGATGGAAGTCAGGTTTCATCACTCTTTTATGCGGCTTTTGTACTTATGATCCTTTCTTTAGTAGTAAATATCTTTGCGCAATGGCTAGTTAAGAAATTTAGTCTCAAATATTAGATAATTATGAATTCACTCTATTACCAGAAAAGATTATCAAGAAATATAGGAGATAGATTCTTTACTTCTTTATCAGTAATTTGTGCGTTGATAGCAATACTTCCTTTAATTTTTCTAGTGACTTATATCCTTATTAAAGGTGGATCTCAAATTACACCCGAACTATTTACTTTAGAACCAAATCCCCCTGGAGATGATTTAGATGCAGGAGGTATTAATCCTGCATTGATCGGAACATTAATAATAACTACTATTGCTTCAATTATCGCCATTCCAGTAGGTGTTGGTGGTGGAATATATCTAGCTGAATACTCTAAAGGCGGAGCTTTTTCAAGATTTATTAGATTCGGAGTTAATGTTCTTGCGGGAGTACCTTCAATAATTGCGGGTGTCTTTATTTATGCCTTAATCGTCTCTACAAAAATTTTGTTTGGAAGTATGTACAGCGGTTTAGCTGGAGGTATGGCGCTTTCAATATTGATGTTGCCTACTGTGATCAAGACCACTGACGAAGGTTTAAAGTTAGTTCCTAACGAATTAAGATATGCGTCTCTTGGTGTAGGAGCAAGTATGTATACAACAATATTAAAAGTTACTTTGCCCTCTGCCTTTAGGTCTATTGCTACTGGCGTTGTGCTCGGAATCGCAAGAGCTGCAGGTGAAACAGCCCCTTTGATCTTTACGGCTTTATTCTCTTACTACTACATAATAGGCTTTGGAGATTTGTTTTATGAGATGGGTTCTTTGGCTGTATTGATATACAACTTTGCTCTTGAACCTTATGATGCACAGAATAAATTAGCCTGGGCAGCTTCCTTTATTCTTGTTTTGTCGATACTATCAGTAAATATATTTTCAAGGATATTAGCTGCTTTTACTGAGAAAACTAAGAGAGTATAAATGATTAAAACTAATAAAAAAATACCAAAGAATATCATTTTATCTCTTGAGAACGTATCTATTAGCTATGGAACTTTTGAAGCCGTAAGAAATGTTTTTTGTAATTTTAAAAAAGGAAATATAACCTCTCTTATTGGACCTTCAGGTTGTGGTAAATCAACTGTTCTTAGATCCTTAAATAGGATGAATGATCTGATCCCTAATTGTTCGTTAAAAGGGACTGTCCTTTTTGATGGAACTAATATTTACGACAAAAGAGTAGATCCAGTTGAAGTAAGAAGAAGAATTGGAATGGTTTTTCAGCAGCCTAATCCTTTTCCGAAATCTATTTACGAAAATATTGCATTTGGGGCAAGAATTAATGGCTTTACTGGAGATATGGATGAATTAGTAGAAAGTTCACTAAAAAAGGCTGCTTTATGGGATGAATGTAAGGATAAATTAAATGATAGTGGGTACTCGTTATCTGGCGGACAACAACAAAGATTATGTATTGCTAGAACTATTGCTATTGAGCCTGAAATAATTCTAATGGATGAGCCATGTTCTGCATTAGATCCAATCTCTACTTTAAAAATTGAGGAGACAATGCATGAACTTAAGAAGAATTACACAATAATAATCGTTACTCATAATATGCAACAGGCATTAAGAGTCAGTGATATGACTGCATTTTTTAATGCTATTGAATATGAAGATGGTGATGGAGGAAAGGTTGGTTATCTTGCAGAATTTAATTCAACAAAGAAAATTTTTAGCTCTCCAAAAGAAAAAACCACCCAGGAATACATATCTGGTAAATTTGGCTGATGTTAAATCTTTACTTTTAAAAGAAAAAATTTTACCTTTGAGACAGTCAAGGGGTAGACAAACAGTATAAATACCTATATAGTTATTTCGAATTAGTAAGTTTATCGTTGAAAAACTACCCTTTTCTCCCTTTTTTGATTTTTGCAGGGGCTCTCATAACAACTGCAACTATAGGACTACCTGTATTTACTTCATAATTTAAGAGTATTTCTATTTCAGGTAATCTTATGTTTTCAATAATAAATAAAGAATTAATTGGAAGTCCTCATAAAACCTTAATAAAGGAAAATTTATTTGACTTTATAAAAAAAAGAGAGAATATGAATCTGTGTGGGAGTGAAAAATCTGTATTAAAACCATTTTTAAAAGTGGTTAATTTCTAATTTATTTATCATGGATAAAACTAAAGAACAGTTAGAAAAATTAAGAGAAGTAGCAGAAGCATCTCTTACAAAAACGGATGAACTTCAAAAAGTTCTTGCTCAAATTGAAGCTTTAATGTCTAGAGAAGAATCACAAACATTATCAAAGAAGAAATAATTACTTAAAAAAATAATTTTAGGTTTTGTACTTTTAATTACACCTCTACAAATCCATTGTAGTTATTAATTGGATATGCAGAACCCGTTCCAAAGTTTTCTGTTAGGTCTCGAGGTCTTACCTTCTTTAAGTAAAAGACCTCTTTAATTTGTTTGTTTTTTTATTATATTTTTATAACCTGCTTATTTAGTTGATTATTTTATAGATTTCTTTCAA includes the following:
- a CDS encoding DUF3303 domain-containing protein produces the protein MQRYLISYEFTDGEDQEEGAEMLINWYESGGPQNRPENYEVHSWIFMVQNGIGHSVVSADSLETIWKQWHPWRRLMDISIQPCMDLDETVGLFKKQKMNTRMV
- a CDS encoding DUF1499 domain-containing protein, which codes for MVSSIQGLAPITNPLNSVLIEKKLINVDQKFIQLVSLAEGLPRTEVIESGRNYWRGVCRSLIFRFPDDLEILKLDVRSYIDRSKGIIQIRSAARLGQSDLGVNLRRVEYLFNQLEKF
- a CDS encoding potassium channel family protein; this translates as MKLRLFEFYFIKDYLRPWFGLIYSLFFLFFLGAIGYRITEGWEWSDCLWMVLITITTIGFGEVQPLSPEGRIVTVLVIVGGLIFIQFTFQKAVRLFESGYFQRVNELRFKRLLRKMENHVILCGYGRVGQEISNQIKTQNIPIIVVESDEDRKKIAEENGLEVLCADATLDETLKLAGLEKCKSLVVTLPNDAANLYVVLSAKGIRSSIRVIARAGTEEAASKLRLAGASIVVSPYIAAGRAMASMALRPIAIDFLDLLAGSECEIEEFELSNDISLFETAEKRSLSELGIGKKSGAKILAIKENEKLFTNPGGNFILQPGQVLIAFGSKEQLNILNGLLGNLVVAVELLK
- a CDS encoding c-type cytochrome; the encoded protein is MKIFKFLFVIPLITLIIIFQTSLQNRYLMASDIRDGETIFRNVCAGCHVRGGSVVLKGSKSLKLSDLEKRGIADVNSITIIANEGIGFMKGYKNKLNDGEDKVLAQWIIQNAEKGWK
- the pstS gene encoding phosphate ABC transporter substrate-binding protein PstS, translating into MGIFKKVLILSSAISLVLSQEAIASKRLSGAGATFPSKIYTRWFFDLAKSGGPRVNYQAVGSGSGRKAFIDQTVNFGASDDPMKDSDIEKVTRGLVQIPMVGGTIAFGYNYDCDLKLTQEQAVRVAMGMVKNWKELGCKSGKLTWTHRSDGSGTTKAFTNSMEAFSPTWTLGTGKSVKWPAGVGAKGNAGVAGVIQNTPGAIGYVNQSYIKGNVKAAAIQNLSGEFLKPSAEAGAKALNGITLDENLAGKNPNPTAKGAYPIASLTWILAYEKGNGRNTKAIKQAFNTLLSDEYQDKASSLGFIPLKGNILLKSRAAVEKIGS
- the pstC gene encoding phosphate ABC transporter permease subunit PstC, whose product is MEEKLTLFKNRKRFGIEKNIDIIFKNTALVLSSFVAIILLGIILVVFFQSFESFSRYGLKFLITSEWNPVKDEYGAFTAIYGTLVTSFLSLLITIPLGVGTAIFITEDFVPKVFREIIGSFVELLAAIPSVVLGLWAIFVMEPFFRAFFVFLHNFFGWIPLFSTEPTGRNSLLAILILVVMLLPIVTSIARDSLNQVPKKLRNAAYGIGASRWKTIFSVILPAALSGIMAGVLLALGRAMGETMAVTMIIGNSNAFSWSLLSPGYTISSMLANQFGEADGSQVSSLFYAAFVLMILSLVVNIFAQWLVKKFSLKY
- the pstA gene encoding phosphate ABC transporter permease PstA encodes the protein MNSLYYQKRLSRNIGDRFFTSLSVICALIAILPLIFLVTYILIKGGSQITPELFTLEPNPPGDDLDAGGINPALIGTLIITTIASIIAIPVGVGGGIYLAEYSKGGAFSRFIRFGVNVLAGVPSIIAGVFIYALIVSTKILFGSMYSGLAGGMALSILMLPTVIKTTDEGLKLVPNELRYASLGVGASMYTTILKVTLPSAFRSIATGVVLGIARAAGETAPLIFTALFSYYYIIGFGDLFYEMGSLAVLIYNFALEPYDAQNKLAWAASFILVLSILSVNIFSRILAAFTEKTKRV
- the pstB gene encoding phosphate ABC transporter ATP-binding protein PstB, giving the protein MIKTNKKIPKNIILSLENVSISYGTFEAVRNVFCNFKKGNITSLIGPSGCGKSTVLRSLNRMNDLIPNCSLKGTVLFDGTNIYDKRVDPVEVRRRIGMVFQQPNPFPKSIYENIAFGARINGFTGDMDELVESSLKKAALWDECKDKLNDSGYSLSGGQQQRLCIARTIAIEPEIILMDEPCSALDPISTLKIEETMHELKKNYTIIIVTHNMQQALRVSDMTAFFNAIEYEDGDGGKVGYLAEFNSTKKIFSSPKEKTTQEYISGKFG